A genomic region of Runella rosea contains the following coding sequences:
- a CDS encoding DUF6970 domain-containing protein: MKSAIVVLFLLLITGACTKEDIPSDTPACIKEKIEQMKKDAVTNPPREVWQYTFNNQTVYYIPPMCCDVFSELYDAQCNLICHPDGGITGMGDGKCPDFFEKRKNEKLIWRDDRK, from the coding sequence ATGAAAAGTGCAATTGTTGTTTTATTCCTCCTGCTCATCACCGGTGCCTGTACCAAAGAAGATATACCGAGCGATACGCCTGCCTGTATCAAAGAGAAGATCGAGCAAATGAAAAAAGATGCGGTGACCAATCCGCCAAGAGAAGTGTGGCAGTACACATTTAATAATCAAACCGTCTACTATATTCCACCGATGTGCTGTGACGTATTTAGTGAACTTTACGATGCCCAATGCAACCTCATCTGCCATCCCGACGGAGGTATTACTGGAATGGGCGACGGTAAATGTCCTGACTTTTTTGAAAAGCGGAAAAATGAGAAGCTTATTTGGCGCGATGACAGAAAATAA
- a CDS encoding GH92 family glycosyl hydrolase gives MQTLLRPFVLAFLVAQTAFAQSPNLDYTQYVNPLMGTDSRHELSAGNTYPAIATPWGMNFWCPQTGKNGDGWMYMYTANKIRGFKQTHQPSPWINDYGMFSIMPVTGKLKFTEDERQSWFSHKAEVVKPHYYSVYLADHDTQVEIAPTERAAQFRLTFPKTDSAFVVIDAFAKGSYIKIIPEQQKIIGYSTQNSGGVPLNFRNYFELHFDKPFTYNATWSGKKLSKGNLEQKDEHVGAVIGFKTKKGEVVHIKVASSFISAEQAALNLSRELGNDSFTATMQKGQKAWNQELGRLAVEGGTDAQLRTFYSCLYRALLFPRKFYEYDAQNKVVHYSPYNGQVLPGYMFTDNGFWDTFRSAIPFFTLMYPTLNSQIMEGLVNAYKESGFLPEWASPGHRDCMIGSNSASLIADSYIKGIRGYDINTLYEAILKNTENAGPVNSVGRFGHEYYNELGYVPYDVKINENAARTLEYAYADFCIWELAKALKRPESEIALFAKRNQNYRNLFDPETKLMRGKNKAGDFQKPFNPFKWGDAFTEGNSWHYTWSVFHDINGLSNLMGGKAAFAQKLDSVFVLPPVYDESYYGFVIHEIREMQIMNMGQYAHGNQPIQHMPYLYNYAGQPWKSQYWIRQIMDKLYQPTPDGYCGDEDNGQTSAWYVFSALGFYPVCPGTTQYVIGSPLFKRMTMTFENGKKLTINAPNNGAQQVYVDQVTLNGKPHNLNYLEHHTLQQGGTLDFKMSAQPNQTRGTQASSFPYSFSGK, from the coding sequence ATGCAAACTCTTTTACGGCCATTCGTTCTGGCTTTTCTAGTGGCACAAACCGCTTTTGCCCAATCTCCCAACCTTGATTATACCCAATATGTCAACCCACTGATGGGGACCGATTCTCGGCACGAACTTTCGGCTGGCAATACCTATCCCGCCATCGCCACGCCGTGGGGTATGAATTTTTGGTGCCCCCAAACGGGCAAAAACGGCGATGGATGGATGTACATGTACACCGCCAACAAAATCCGTGGCTTCAAACAAACCCACCAGCCCAGCCCTTGGATTAATGACTACGGGATGTTTTCGATTATGCCCGTGACGGGCAAATTGAAATTTACGGAAGATGAACGCCAAAGCTGGTTTTCGCACAAAGCCGAGGTGGTAAAGCCGCATTATTACAGCGTTTATCTTGCCGACCACGACACGCAGGTTGAAATCGCACCCACCGAGCGCGCCGCGCAATTTCGACTGACGTTCCCCAAAACCGACAGCGCGTTTGTGGTCATTGATGCCTTTGCCAAAGGCTCCTACATTAAAATCATTCCCGAACAACAAAAAATAATTGGTTATAGCACCCAAAACAGCGGCGGTGTTCCGCTTAATTTTCGCAATTATTTTGAATTGCACTTCGACAAACCCTTTACTTATAACGCCACTTGGTCAGGCAAAAAACTATCTAAGGGAAATCTTGAACAAAAAGACGAGCACGTAGGAGCTGTGATTGGTTTCAAAACCAAAAAAGGTGAAGTGGTTCACATCAAAGTAGCTTCTTCTTTTATCAGCGCCGAGCAGGCTGCCCTGAACCTTTCGCGGGAATTAGGGAATGATTCCTTCACCGCCACGATGCAAAAAGGCCAAAAAGCTTGGAATCAGGAATTGGGTCGATTGGCGGTAGAAGGTGGCACCGACGCCCAACTCCGCACCTTTTATTCTTGCTTGTATCGTGCGTTGTTGTTTCCCCGCAAGTTTTATGAGTACGACGCCCAAAACAAAGTTGTCCACTACAGTCCTTACAACGGACAAGTATTGCCCGGATACATGTTCACCGACAATGGTTTTTGGGACACCTTCCGCTCGGCGATTCCGTTTTTCACGTTAATGTACCCCACGCTCAATAGCCAAATCATGGAAGGATTGGTGAATGCGTACAAAGAGAGCGGATTTTTGCCAGAATGGGCCAGCCCAGGTCACCGCGACTGTATGATTGGCTCCAACTCCGCATCGTTGATTGCTGATTCGTACATTAAAGGTATTCGCGGGTATGACATCAACACACTATACGAAGCCATTCTGAAAAATACCGAAAATGCAGGGCCCGTCAACTCCGTTGGGCGCTTTGGTCACGAATATTACAACGAGCTCGGCTACGTGCCCTACGACGTCAAAATCAACGAAAATGCGGCCCGTACGCTCGAATATGCCTATGCAGATTTTTGTATTTGGGAATTGGCCAAAGCGCTGAAACGTCCCGAAAGCGAAATTGCGCTCTTTGCCAAACGCAACCAAAACTACCGCAACCTGTTTGACCCCGAGACCAAGCTCATGCGTGGAAAAAACAAAGCGGGCGATTTTCAGAAACCATTTAATCCCTTCAAATGGGGCGATGCCTTTACGGAAGGAAACAGCTGGCACTATACTTGGTCAGTTTTCCACGACATCAACGGACTTTCCAACCTCATGGGCGGCAAGGCGGCCTTCGCGCAAAAACTCGACAGCGTGTTTGTTTTACCACCCGTATACGACGAGTCATACTATGGATTTGTGATTCACGAAATTCGCGAGATGCAAATCATGAACATGGGTCAGTACGCCCACGGCAACCAGCCGATTCAGCACATGCCGTATCTGTACAACTACGCCGGACAGCCGTGGAAATCGCAGTATTGGATTCGTCAGATCATGGACAAACTCTATCAACCCACCCCTGATGGCTATTGCGGCGACGAAGACAACGGCCAAACCTCCGCGTGGTATGTATTCAGCGCCCTAGGTTTTTATCCCGTTTGCCCAGGCACCACGCAGTACGTGATTGGAAGCCCATTGTTCAAGCGCATGACCATGACCTTTGAAAACGGCAAAAAGCTCACCATCAACGCTCCCAACAACGGCGCGCAACAAGTGTATGTAGACCAAGTAACCCTCAACGGCAAGCCGCACAACCTGAACTACTTAGAGCACCACACGCTCCAACAGGGTGGCACATTGGACTTTAAGATGTCGGCGCAGCCCAACCAAACGCGCGGCACACAGGCAAGCAGTTTTCCATATTCGTTTTCGGGGAAGTAA
- a CDS encoding gliding motility-associated C-terminal domain-containing protein produces the protein MKWWITCGLLLIWNAGAWANHIIGGDIALTKQNGSTTSYLITLTLIYDGVLGSTNDKAFVSSFRKSTNARIEDFTLNRAALEEIPYTNARCVPNPRESRITLARYTATVSFPSTTYNDAEGYYFSWEECCRNGEIVNIQTPNRVGLTFYAEIPLNGISNGLPQFKTPEVKYVCVGKNFEADFGATTSSGNELRYSIVTPLIGSTDQGGTFPDKSKAGPYNRAVWSAGFDSTKAIPGVNPLKIDSKTGKITLNASQIGFFAFAVRCEEWRQNVKIGEIRREFVFNVVDCISSVPSPVFIEILTASPSATYQSSVGNISSVEMCQGDSVVLKANDESPQWAYQWMKDDQPIANANQSYLGIYQPGNYSLIKRFAESCETEESTSNFTRVNVKNASTVRISSSRPLPLCSNDSTNLSIDLPSNASIRWQQNGVTTDNSGQVFANVKQPGIYSVFVTEKTTKCVSKDSVVIKLISAPMATLTIDGTPIFCANDSIKLITPRNNAYDYAWYQEDTPLFASFGNVFSPTQTGRYSVAVSDTVTKCTTRSVSVNVIVKPSPTVTLAPIQALCTSALQAVTLEGSPAGGTFSGQGVVGNRFVTQDLSAGTYPITYTYTNEQGCSGKDTKPAYIAPPPRIEVPRKLVVVRGDSIQIKTTVPLKATAAWFPSIGLNNSAATSPTVSPDRTTTYTVTVTTLEGCTVKGEVLITVIDLTIPNGFTPNNDGTNDTWEIAGIRDFPNCTIEIFNRWGNLVFSNKGYETPWDGRWNGDFVPVGTYYYHIYLREVEYKLTGSLNVIR, from the coding sequence ATGAAGTGGTGGATAACGTGCGGGCTATTGTTGATATGGAATGCGGGGGCATGGGCCAATCACATTATTGGGGGAGATATAGCACTTACTAAACAAAATGGTTCCACTACAAGCTACCTCATTACCTTAACCCTGATTTACGACGGCGTACTGGGTAGTACTAACGACAAAGCCTTTGTTTCGTCTTTTCGCAAAAGTACCAACGCTCGCATCGAAGATTTTACGCTGAACCGCGCTGCACTGGAGGAAATCCCCTATACCAACGCTCGCTGCGTTCCCAATCCTCGCGAATCTCGCATTACGTTGGCTCGCTACACGGCCACCGTTTCTTTTCCATCGACTACCTACAACGATGCAGAAGGCTATTATTTTTCGTGGGAAGAATGCTGCCGCAACGGCGAAATTGTCAATATTCAAACCCCAAATAGAGTAGGCTTGACCTTCTATGCTGAAATTCCGCTCAACGGCATTTCAAACGGTTTGCCTCAATTCAAAACTCCCGAAGTCAAATATGTGTGCGTAGGAAAAAATTTCGAAGCTGATTTTGGGGCAACGACTTCATCAGGAAATGAACTACGTTACAGCATTGTCACGCCCCTCATTGGCTCCACCGACCAAGGCGGTACCTTTCCCGATAAATCCAAAGCAGGCCCTTACAACCGGGCAGTTTGGAGCGCTGGTTTTGACAGCACGAAAGCCATTCCTGGCGTTAATCCTTTAAAAATTGACTCAAAAACAGGAAAAATAACGCTTAATGCATCTCAAATTGGCTTTTTTGCATTTGCGGTTCGTTGCGAAGAATGGCGGCAAAACGTAAAAATAGGGGAAATACGGCGCGAATTTGTGTTTAACGTTGTCGATTGTATTTCTTCAGTACCTTCACCCGTCTTTATTGAAATCTTAACGGCATCGCCTTCGGCTACCTATCAATCCTCCGTAGGCAATATCTCATCGGTAGAAATGTGTCAAGGCGATTCTGTAGTGCTGAAAGCCAACGATGAAAGCCCGCAATGGGCGTATCAATGGATGAAAGACGACCAACCCATTGCCAATGCCAACCAATCTTATTTGGGCATTTATCAGCCTGGCAATTATAGCCTTATCAAACGTTTTGCTGAAAGCTGCGAAACGGAGGAGTCCACCTCAAACTTCACCCGCGTCAACGTAAAAAACGCCAGCACGGTCCGGATTTCTTCCAGTCGCCCGTTGCCGCTGTGCTCCAACGACAGTACCAATCTGAGCATTGATTTACCCTCAAATGCCAGCATCAGGTGGCAACAAAACGGGGTCACAACCGATAATTCAGGGCAGGTTTTTGCCAACGTAAAACAACCAGGAATTTACAGTGTGTTTGTAACCGAAAAAACGACCAAATGCGTAAGTAAAGACAGTGTAGTCATAAAGCTTATTTCGGCCCCAATGGCCACGCTGACGATTGACGGTACGCCTATTTTCTGCGCCAACGATTCCATAAAACTCATTACGCCTCGCAACAACGCGTACGATTATGCGTGGTATCAGGAAGATACCCCGTTGTTTGCTTCGTTCGGAAACGTGTTTTCGCCAACGCAAACTGGGCGGTATTCAGTAGCCGTGTCTGATACTGTCACTAAATGTACCACCCGCTCTGTTTCGGTCAATGTCATCGTAAAACCCTCCCCTACGGTCACCCTTGCCCCCATTCAAGCATTGTGTACCTCTGCTTTACAGGCAGTTACCTTGGAAGGTTCACCCGCAGGAGGCACCTTTAGCGGACAGGGTGTGGTAGGAAACCGATTCGTAACGCAGGACCTATCGGCGGGTACATATCCGATTACCTACACCTACACCAACGAACAGGGGTGTTCGGGAAAAGATACTAAACCTGCTTACATCGCCCCGCCTCCGCGCATAGAAGTACCCAGAAAACTGGTAGTTGTACGCGGTGACAGCATTCAAATCAAAACCACGGTGCCCCTCAAGGCAACCGCCGCGTGGTTTCCAAGCATTGGGCTCAACAATTCCGCCGCCACAAGCCCAACTGTGAGCCCCGACCGAACCACTACCTATACCGTAACCGTGACCACTTTGGAGGGGTGCACCGTAAAGGGTGAAGTGCTCATTACAGTTATTGACCTGACAATTCCCAACGGCTTTACACCAAACAACGACGGGACCAACGATACTTGGGAAATTGCGGGTATCCGAGATTTTCCCAATTGCACCATTGAAATTTTCAACCGTTGGGGAAACTTAGTTTTTAGTAATAAAGGCTACGAAACCCCTTGGGACGGCCGCTGGAACGGCGACTTTGTACCCGTCGGAACCTACTATTATCACATCTACCTGCGCGAAGTGGAGTATAAATTGACGGGAAGTTTGAACGTGATTCGGTAA
- a CDS encoding DUF192 domain-containing protein, translating to MEKRRSYISYILLAVFVLAGALYLLRPLLVSNSSASVSVETEAPASSSAAPTAPASGIVKEGEVTFLKGGKTFRKIDVEIAENDADRQKGLMFRPYLSDSVGMLFVFEEPTPQSFWMKNTMISLDIIYVDQNKKIVSIQKKAKPYSEESLPSFGDAQYVVEVNGGYCDKYGIQVGDTIVF from the coding sequence ATGGAGAAGCGTCGTTCATACATTAGTTATATTTTATTGGCAGTTTTCGTGCTAGCGGGAGCTTTATATCTTTTAAGGCCCCTGCTGGTTTCCAACAGTAGCGCCTCGGTTTCGGTCGAAACTGAGGCGCCCGCTTCTTCGTCAGCGGCACCCACGGCCCCAGCGAGCGGTATTGTGAAAGAGGGTGAAGTAACGTTTTTAAAAGGCGGTAAAACATTCCGAAAGATTGACGTTGAAATCGCCGAAAATGACGCCGATCGCCAAAAAGGACTGATGTTCCGACCCTATCTTTCCGATTCGGTGGGAATGCTATTTGTTTTTGAAGAACCGACCCCGCAAAGTTTTTGGATGAAAAACACCATGATTTCGTTGGACATCATCTACGTTGACCAAAACAAAAAAATTGTTTCTATCCAGAAAAAGGCTAAACCCTATTCTGAAGAAAGCCTCCCCTCCTTTGGTGACGCACAATACGTGGTAGAAGTAAACGGCGGTTACTGTGATAAATACGGCATTCAGGTGGGCGACACTATCGTTTTTTAG
- the cysS gene encoding cysteine--tRNA ligase, whose product MTQPLKIYNSLARQKELFQPLSPPHVGLYVCGPTVYNYVHLGNVRTFLTFDILFRYLTHIGYKVRYVRNITDVGHLVGDGDEGEDKIGRMAKLEKLEPMEIVQRYTNDFHQVLEQLNFRTPSIEPTATGHLIEQIEAVKDLIDKGLAYESNGSVYFDINQYNANGNNYGKLSGRVLEDLLTETRELEGTSEKRNPLDFAIWKKAAPEHIMQWESPWGKGFPGWHLECTCMSTKYLGKQFDIHGGGMDLKFPHHECEIAQGTGLNGTEPVRYWMHSNMLTVNGQKMSKSLGNSFLPVELFSGNHPLLEQAYSPMTSRFFMLQSQYRSTLDFSNDALKGSQKAYKRIINGLKAIKALTYIPAEVESSSNEAGLKVSTPGVTIDEKKVVDIQKTVQAFYDAMNDDLNTAVAIAQLFNLLKYVNMIYLNQLNPAALGEEGFALLKEKYITFTEEILGLKEEITESNAVLSGMLDLYREYKSAQQYDKVDQIRSYFKAQNLVIRDMKHRIDWAYEE is encoded by the coding sequence ATGACACAACCACTCAAAATCTATAATTCTCTCGCCCGCCAAAAAGAACTTTTTCAACCACTTAGCCCCCCTCACGTAGGGCTGTATGTGTGCGGGCCAACGGTTTATAATTACGTCCACTTGGGCAATGTTCGTACGTTTCTGACTTTCGATATTCTTTTTCGGTACCTGACGCACATTGGTTACAAGGTCCGTTATGTGCGCAACATCACGGATGTGGGTCACCTAGTAGGCGACGGCGACGAAGGTGAAGATAAAATCGGGCGGATGGCCAAACTAGAAAAGCTGGAGCCGATGGAAATTGTGCAGCGCTACACCAACGATTTTCATCAGGTGCTGGAGCAACTTAATTTCCGCACTCCCAGCATTGAACCCACCGCTACTGGTCATTTAATTGAACAAATAGAAGCCGTCAAAGACTTGATTGACAAAGGACTGGCTTATGAATCCAATGGTTCGGTCTATTTTGACATCAATCAATACAACGCAAACGGCAATAATTACGGAAAACTATCTGGCCGGGTATTGGAAGACCTTTTGACCGAAACCCGCGAGCTGGAAGGTACTTCTGAGAAACGAAATCCGCTGGATTTTGCCATTTGGAAGAAAGCCGCCCCCGAGCACATCATGCAGTGGGAATCTCCTTGGGGCAAAGGCTTTCCAGGCTGGCATTTAGAATGTACCTGCATGAGTACCAAATACTTAGGAAAGCAATTTGACATTCACGGCGGTGGTATGGACTTGAAATTTCCGCACCACGAATGCGAAATTGCGCAGGGAACAGGATTGAACGGAACAGAGCCAGTACGCTATTGGATGCACTCCAATATGCTGACGGTCAACGGACAAAAAATGTCAAAATCATTAGGCAATTCGTTTTTGCCCGTCGAGTTGTTTTCTGGCAATCATCCGTTGCTTGAACAGGCCTACAGCCCCATGACGTCTCGATTCTTTATGCTCCAGAGTCAATACCGAAGCACGCTTGACTTCTCAAACGACGCGCTGAAAGGTTCTCAAAAAGCGTACAAACGAATCATCAATGGGCTGAAAGCCATCAAAGCGTTGACCTACATCCCCGCAGAGGTCGAAAGTTCTTCCAATGAAGCAGGCTTGAAGGTTTCAACCCCTGGTGTTACGATTGATGAAAAGAAAGTAGTCGACATTCAGAAAACCGTGCAGGCGTTTTATGATGCCATGAACGACGACCTCAACACCGCCGTCGCCATTGCGCAGTTGTTTAACCTTTTAAAATACGTTAACATGATTTATCTCAACCAGTTAAATCCTGCGGCGTTGGGGGAAGAAGGATTTGCCCTATTGAAAGAAAAATACATCACTTTTACTGAAGAAATTCTGGGTCTGAAGGAAGAAATCACGGAAAGCAACGCCGTATTGAGCGGAATGCTTGATTTATATCGCGAATACAAGTCGGCCCAGCAATACGACAAAGTTGACCAAATTCGTTCTTATTTCAAGGCGCAAAATTTAGTAATTCGGGACATGAAACACCGGATTGACTGGGCGTACGAAGAATAA
- the udk gene encoding uridine kinase, with protein sequence MKKPFIVGITGGSASGKTYFLNSLMGAFGEDEICLISQDHYYRSRNDVPVDENGVHNFDLPSAINHRKYAEHIIDLREGKTVEQLEYTFNNPAIIPQMLTFRPTPIIVVEGIFVFYFKEIAELLDLKIFIDAKEHIKLKRRIIRDQVERGYDLTDVLYRWENHVFPTYEQFIKPSKADADIIIPNNRHFHRGLEVVKAFLKSKIEP encoded by the coding sequence ATGAAAAAACCTTTTATCGTCGGAATCACGGGCGGGAGTGCATCGGGAAAGACCTATTTTCTTAACAGCCTGATGGGCGCTTTTGGCGAAGATGAAATCTGTCTGATTTCGCAAGACCATTATTATCGTTCTCGTAATGATGTGCCCGTTGACGAAAACGGGGTACATAATTTTGACTTACCCTCCGCTATCAACCACCGCAAGTACGCTGAGCACATCATCGACCTTCGGGAAGGCAAGACCGTGGAGCAGTTGGAATATACCTTCAACAATCCCGCCATTATTCCGCAGATGCTTACCTTTAGACCCACTCCCATCATTGTGGTAGAAGGGATTTTTGTGTTTTACTTCAAAGAAATTGCGGAGCTGTTGGATTTAAAAATCTTCATTGACGCCAAAGAACACATCAAACTCAAACGCCGCATCATCCGCGACCAAGTGGAGCGCGGCTACGATTTGACGGACGTTTTGTACCGTTGGGAAAATCACGTATTTCCAACCTATGAGCAATTTATCAAACCCTCAAAGGCTGACGCCGACATAATTATTCCCAATAACCGACATTTTCATCGCGGTTTGGAAGTAGTAAAAGCATTTTTGAAAAGTAAAATTGAGCCTTAG
- a CDS encoding PspC domain-containing protein, whose amino-acid sequence MNRFRYFVENHVFGVCTRLGEILNISASSIRLYFIYASFLTFGSPIIVYLVMAFWMEIGKHLRRHNNPTIWEL is encoded by the coding sequence ATGAATCGTTTCCGGTATTTTGTTGAGAACCACGTTTTTGGCGTTTGTACTCGCTTGGGAGAAATCTTAAATATCTCAGCAAGCAGTATTCGGCTTTATTTCATTTACGCCAGCTTTTTGACCTTTGGGTCTCCCATCATTGTCTACCTAGTGATGGCGTTCTGGATGGAGATTGGCAAGCACCTTCGTCGACACAATAATCCTACTATTTGGGAATTATAA
- a CDS encoding cold-shock protein, giving the protein MQTGTVKFFNEARGYGFIVDDESQKEIFVHVTGLGGVVIREKDRVEYEIVDGKKGLNATKVKKI; this is encoded by the coding sequence ATGCAAACAGGAACAGTAAAGTTTTTCAATGAAGCCAGAGGGTATGGTTTTATTGTGGACGATGAATCTCAAAAAGAAATTTTTGTACACGTAACGGGCTTAGGCGGGGTAGTTATCCGTGAAAAAGACCGAGTAGAGTACGAAATCGTTGATGGTAAAAAAGGCTTGAACGCTACTAAAGTGAAGAAAATTTGA
- a CDS encoding Gfo/Idh/MocA family protein, producing the protein MQRIAMLGSGFIGRFYAESIHGQRGRDRVVAIYARREESAKKFADDYGCTFWSTDMEEVIAHPDVTMICVALPNNLHEAAVMLCVKHKKAVVSTKPLGRNGAEALRMMQAIEGAGIFGGYLEDLCYTPKFLKSKQMVDNGALGRILWAKSRETHPGPHSNWFWDKEQAGGGCILDLGCHCIEIARNFIGKDIKPVEVMCWAATQVKPIEAEDHAIALVKYENGAIGQFEVSWTFRGGMDLRDEVMGTEGTIWMNNFLRTGFEVFTTGKGGDYVAEKAESNTGWLFPVGDEVNELGYNHMFTDMFRSVEEGTEPSETFYDGYVVNAIIDAAYKSAKTKLWEPVDLPVWRGQEGLSPVSTLIEYDADYYLIKEEVTHDGRHKVILKDKKTNEIIERDL; encoded by the coding sequence ATGCAAAGGATTGCCATGCTTGGTTCGGGCTTTATCGGACGTTTTTATGCAGAGTCTATCCACGGTCAGCGCGGCCGTGACCGCGTGGTGGCCATTTATGCGCGCCGCGAAGAAAGTGCCAAAAAATTTGCCGATGATTACGGCTGTACGTTTTGGTCGACCGACATGGAAGAAGTAATCGCGCACCCCGACGTGACAATGATTTGCGTAGCGCTGCCCAACAACCTCCACGAAGCCGCCGTCATGCTTTGCGTAAAACATAAAAAGGCGGTGGTCAGCACCAAACCTTTGGGAAGAAACGGCGCAGAAGCCCTCCGGATGATGCAGGCCATTGAAGGCGCAGGCATATTTGGCGGGTACCTGGAAGATTTATGTTACACCCCCAAATTTCTGAAATCCAAGCAGATGGTAGACAACGGTGCACTGGGGCGGATTCTCTGGGCCAAGTCAAGAGAAACCCACCCTGGCCCCCACAGCAACTGGTTTTGGGACAAAGAACAGGCGGGCGGTGGCTGTATCCTTGATTTGGGCTGCCATTGTATCGAAATTGCTCGCAATTTTATCGGCAAAGATATTAAGCCCGTAGAAGTGATGTGCTGGGCCGCCACGCAAGTAAAACCCATCGAGGCCGAAGACCACGCCATTGCGTTGGTCAAATACGAAAACGGAGCCATTGGTCAATTTGAAGTAAGCTGGACGTTTCGCGGCGGCATGGACCTGCGCGACGAGGTCATGGGAACGGAGGGCACTATATGGATGAATAATTTTCTTCGTACGGGCTTTGAAGTATTTACGACGGGCAAAGGCGGCGACTACGTGGCCGAGAAAGCCGAAAGCAATACGGGTTGGCTTTTTCCGGTAGGCGATGAGGTCAACGAACTTGGCTACAACCACATGTTTACCGATATGTTTCGGTCGGTCGAAGAAGGTACCGAGCCTTCCGAAACATTTTACGATGGCTACGTGGTCAACGCCATCATTGATGCCGCCTACAAATCGGCCAAAACCAAACTTTGGGAGCCTGTCGATTTGCCCGTTTGGCGCGGACAGGAAGGACTGTCGCCCGTTTCAACGCTGATTGAATACGATGCTGATTATTATTTAATTAAGGAAGAAGTAACCCACGACGGCCGTCACAAAGTAATTTTGAAAGATAAAAAGACCAACGAAATCATCGAGCGTGACCTATAG
- a CDS encoding AAA family ATPase, translating into MNFESRIDLQDLNDAISAIKTEIGKIIVGQHHTIELLLTAILADGHVLVEGVPGVAKTLTAKLLAKTINTDFSRIQFTPDLMPSDVLGTSIFNPKLANFEFMKGPIFSNIILVDEINRAPAKTQSALFEVMEERQATIDGSTYPMSTPFIVIATQNPVEHEGTYRLPEAQLDRFLFKIVVGYPTAEQEVEVLRGHHQRKSMAEAIGEITAILQPQQLTELRAKTHLVHVEDKLLEYIAQIVLQTRNNKSLFLGASPRASVALLNSSKALAAIRGRDFVTPEDIQALAPAVLRHRIILMPEREMEGATPDDAVAQLLQKVEVPR; encoded by the coding sequence CGACGCCATTTCGGCCATAAAAACCGAAATCGGTAAAATCATTGTTGGCCAACACCATACCATAGAACTACTCCTAACCGCCATTTTGGCCGACGGGCACGTCTTGGTAGAGGGAGTACCTGGGGTAGCCAAAACCCTCACGGCGAAGCTATTGGCAAAAACCATCAACACTGATTTCAGTCGAATTCAGTTCACCCCCGATTTAATGCCATCGGATGTTTTGGGGACGTCGATATTCAACCCTAAGCTCGCCAATTTTGAGTTTATGAAAGGACCGATTTTTTCTAACATCATTCTGGTCGACGAAATCAACCGGGCCCCGGCCAAAACGCAATCGGCCCTATTTGAAGTCATGGAAGAACGACAAGCCACCATCGACGGCAGTACCTACCCAATGAGTACACCGTTTATTGTGATTGCCACCCAAAATCCCGTTGAACACGAAGGAACGTATCGCTTGCCAGAAGCCCAGCTAGACCGTTTCTTGTTTAAAATAGTCGTGGGCTACCCCACCGCCGAGCAAGAAGTAGAAGTGTTGCGCGGACATCATCAACGGAAAAGCATGGCCGAAGCCATTGGAGAAATTACGGCCATTTTACAACCTCAGCAATTAACGGAATTACGGGCTAAAACGCACTTAGTTCACGTAGAAGATAAATTGTTGGAATATATTGCCCAAATTGTTCTGCAAACACGCAACAATAAATCCTTGTTTTTGGGGGCATCACCACGGGCTTCGGTGGCATTATTGAACAGTTCCAAAGCATTGGCCGCGATTAGAGGACGTGATTTTGTGACGCCCGAAGACATTCAGGCACTTGCTCCCGCCGTGCTTCGTCACCGCATTATTTTGATGCCCGAGCGCGAAATGGAAGGCGCCACTCCCGACGATGCCGTAGCACAATTATTGCAAAAAGTAGAAGTACCGCGTTAG